The proteins below are encoded in one region of Elgaria multicarinata webbii isolate HBS135686 ecotype San Diego chromosome 20, rElgMul1.1.pri, whole genome shotgun sequence:
- the HP1BP3 gene encoding heterochromatin protein 1-binding protein 3 isoform X1, with protein sequence MATDLSDADPADRKALPLLTGAPPDKLSEAGEDGIMPIRRAVNSSARETPPKSKPAESEEAKPDPDVSSEESASTVEEQETETPPAPSNEAEAPKPPEPEEKGEAKPAEEAKKDEKDPAKEKEKKVKKTIPTWATLSASQLARAQKQTQMAASYRPKMDAILIEAIKACYQKGGASVVAIRKYIISKYPSLELERRGYLLKQALKRELERGLIRQVKGKGASGSFVVAPNSGKAAPKSRDRKRSSSSASGPEQQVKLQDVLPLAFTRLCEPKEASYSLIKKYVSQYYPKLKVDVRPQLLKNALQRAVEKGQLEQITGKGASGTFQLKKSGEKPLLGGSLMEDAILSAIAAMNEPKTCSTTALKKYVLEKHPGTNSSLQVHLLKRALQKCEKCGWMEQISGKGFSGTYQLCFPYYPSPGILFPEKQKEDSEEEGEESEDEEEESSEEEEESEEEEPLPKKRMQKRPPPKARSRAPPLVKRREAKPKPRKAPLARRGKAKPPPKKARAPPAKARPKAPPPRVAVKALSGNSPAPKKPALSAKKDLKAKKSKAAMRKSLRTKK encoded by the exons ATGGCGACCGATCTGTCCGACGCGGATCCCGCAGACCGTAAGGCGCTTCCACTCTTAACGGGAGCCCCCCCGGACAAGTTGAGTGAG GCGGGCGAAGACGGCATCATGCCAATCCGCCGGGCGGTGAATTCCTCTGCTCGGGAAACGCCTCCCAAAAGCAAGCCTGCGGAAAGCGAGGAGGCCAAGCCAG atCCTGACGTCAGCTCGGAAGAATCCGCTTCGACGGTCGAGGAGCAGGAGACGGAGACCCCCCCGGCCCCCTCCAACGAGGCGGAGGCCCCCAAGCCGCCTGAGCCCGAGGAGAAAGGGGAGGCGAAGCCTGCCGAGGAAGCCAAGAAGGA TGAGAAGGACCCGGctaaagagaaggagaagaaggtcaAGAAGACCATCCCCACCTGGGCCACCCtttcagccagccagctagccagAGCCCAGAAGCAGACGCAGATGGCGGCTTCCTACCGCCCCAAGATGGACGCCATCTTGATTGAGGCAATcaag gCCTGCTACCAGAAAGGGGGGGCCTCCGTGGTGGCCATCCGGAAGTACATCATCAGCAAGTACCCTTCGCTGGAGCTGGAGCGGAGAGGCTACCTCCTCAAGCAGGCCCTCAAGCGCGAGCTGGAGCGGGGCCTCATCCGCCAG GTGAAAGGAAAAGGCGCTTCTGGGAGCTTCGTGGTGGCCCCGAACTCAGGGAAAGCGGCCCCCAAGTCCAGGGACCGGAAG AGGAGTTCTTCTTCGGCCTCCGGTCCAGAGCAGCAGGTGAAGCTGCAGGACGTCCTGCCCCTGGCCTTCACCCGCCTTTGTGAGCCCAAGGAGGCCTCCTACAGCCTGATCAAGAAATACGTCTCCCAGTACTACCCCAAGCTGAAAGTGGACGTGAG ACCCCAGTTGCTGAAGAATGCCCTGCAGAGGGCGGTGGAGAAGGGCCAGCTGGAGCAGATCACGGGCAAAGGAGCCTCCGGGACGTTCCAG CTGAAGAAATCTGGGGAAAAGCCCCTGCTGGGCGGCAGCCTGATGGAGGATGCCATCTTGTCAGCCATTGCGGCCATGAATGAGCCCAAGACCTGCTCCACCACCGCTCTGAAGAAATACGTCTTGGAGAAGCACCCGGGGACAAACTCCAGCCTCCAGG TCCACCTGCTCAAGCGAGCCCTGCAGAAATGCGAGAAGTGCGGCTGGATGGAGCAGATCTCCGGCAAGGGCTTCAGCGGCACCTACCAGCTCTGCTTCCCCTACTACCCCAG ccccggcATTCTGTTCCCGGAGAAACAGAAAGAGGAttcagaggaagagggggaggagtctgaggacgaggaggaggagtcctctgaggaggaagaggaatccGAGGAGGAGGAGCCCCTTCCGAAGAAGAG GATGCAGAAGCGGCCCCCGCCGAAAGCCCGGAGCCGGGCCCCACCGCTGGTGAAGCGACGGGAGGCGAAGCCCAAGCCCCGCAAGGCCCCCCTGGCGCGGCGCGGGAAAGCCAAGCCCCCTCCGAAGAAGGCCAGAGCCCCCCCCGCCAAGGCCCGGCCCAAGGCCCCCCCGCCCCGCGTGGCCGTCAAGGCCCTCTCCGGCAACAGCCCGGCCCCCAAGAAGCCGGCCCTGAGCGCCAAGAAAGACCTGAAGGCCAAGAAGAGCAAGGCCGCCATGCGGAAGTCCCTGCGGACGAAGAAGTAG
- the HP1BP3 gene encoding heterochromatin protein 1-binding protein 3 isoform X2 encodes MPIRRAVNSSARETPPKSKPAESEEAKPDPDVSSEESASTVEEQETETPPAPSNEAEAPKPPEPEEKGEAKPAEEAKKDEKDPAKEKEKKVKKTIPTWATLSASQLARAQKQTQMAASYRPKMDAILIEAIKACYQKGGASVVAIRKYIISKYPSLELERRGYLLKQALKRELERGLIRQVKGKGASGSFVVAPNSGKAAPKSRDRKRSSSSASGPEQQVKLQDVLPLAFTRLCEPKEASYSLIKKYVSQYYPKLKVDVRPQLLKNALQRAVEKGQLEQITGKGASGTFQLKKSGEKPLLGGSLMEDAILSAIAAMNEPKTCSTTALKKYVLEKHPGTNSSLQVHLLKRALQKCEKCGWMEQISGKGFSGTYQLCFPYYPSPGILFPEKQKEDSEEEGEESEDEEEESSEEEEESEEEEPLPKKRMQKRPPPKARSRAPPLVKRREAKPKPRKAPLARRGKAKPPPKKARAPPAKARPKAPPPRVAVKALSGNSPAPKKPALSAKKDLKAKKSKAAMRKSLRTKK; translated from the exons ATGCCAATCCGCCGGGCGGTGAATTCCTCTGCTCGGGAAACGCCTCCCAAAAGCAAGCCTGCGGAAAGCGAGGAGGCCAAGCCAG atCCTGACGTCAGCTCGGAAGAATCCGCTTCGACGGTCGAGGAGCAGGAGACGGAGACCCCCCCGGCCCCCTCCAACGAGGCGGAGGCCCCCAAGCCGCCTGAGCCCGAGGAGAAAGGGGAGGCGAAGCCTGCCGAGGAAGCCAAGAAGGA TGAGAAGGACCCGGctaaagagaaggagaagaaggtcaAGAAGACCATCCCCACCTGGGCCACCCtttcagccagccagctagccagAGCCCAGAAGCAGACGCAGATGGCGGCTTCCTACCGCCCCAAGATGGACGCCATCTTGATTGAGGCAATcaag gCCTGCTACCAGAAAGGGGGGGCCTCCGTGGTGGCCATCCGGAAGTACATCATCAGCAAGTACCCTTCGCTGGAGCTGGAGCGGAGAGGCTACCTCCTCAAGCAGGCCCTCAAGCGCGAGCTGGAGCGGGGCCTCATCCGCCAG GTGAAAGGAAAAGGCGCTTCTGGGAGCTTCGTGGTGGCCCCGAACTCAGGGAAAGCGGCCCCCAAGTCCAGGGACCGGAAG AGGAGTTCTTCTTCGGCCTCCGGTCCAGAGCAGCAGGTGAAGCTGCAGGACGTCCTGCCCCTGGCCTTCACCCGCCTTTGTGAGCCCAAGGAGGCCTCCTACAGCCTGATCAAGAAATACGTCTCCCAGTACTACCCCAAGCTGAAAGTGGACGTGAG ACCCCAGTTGCTGAAGAATGCCCTGCAGAGGGCGGTGGAGAAGGGCCAGCTGGAGCAGATCACGGGCAAAGGAGCCTCCGGGACGTTCCAG CTGAAGAAATCTGGGGAAAAGCCCCTGCTGGGCGGCAGCCTGATGGAGGATGCCATCTTGTCAGCCATTGCGGCCATGAATGAGCCCAAGACCTGCTCCACCACCGCTCTGAAGAAATACGTCTTGGAGAAGCACCCGGGGACAAACTCCAGCCTCCAGG TCCACCTGCTCAAGCGAGCCCTGCAGAAATGCGAGAAGTGCGGCTGGATGGAGCAGATCTCCGGCAAGGGCTTCAGCGGCACCTACCAGCTCTGCTTCCCCTACTACCCCAG ccccggcATTCTGTTCCCGGAGAAACAGAAAGAGGAttcagaggaagagggggaggagtctgaggacgaggaggaggagtcctctgaggaggaagaggaatccGAGGAGGAGGAGCCCCTTCCGAAGAAGAG GATGCAGAAGCGGCCCCCGCCGAAAGCCCGGAGCCGGGCCCCACCGCTGGTGAAGCGACGGGAGGCGAAGCCCAAGCCCCGCAAGGCCCCCCTGGCGCGGCGCGGGAAAGCCAAGCCCCCTCCGAAGAAGGCCAGAGCCCCCCCCGCCAAGGCCCGGCCCAAGGCCCCCCCGCCCCGCGTGGCCGTCAAGGCCCTCTCCGGCAACAGCCCGGCCCCCAAGAAGCCGGCCCTGAGCGCCAAGAAAGACCTGAAGGCCAAGAAGAGCAAGGCCGCCATGCGGAAGTCCCTGCGGACGAAGAAGTAG